A window of Gadus chalcogrammus isolate NIFS_2021 chromosome 16, NIFS_Gcha_1.0, whole genome shotgun sequence contains these coding sequences:
- the LOC130406169 gene encoding clathrin heavy chain 1-like isoform X2, whose protein sequence is MAQILPIRFQEHLQLQNLGINPANIGFSTLTMESDKFICIREKVGEQAQVVIIDMADPNTPIRRPISADSAIMNPASKVIALKAAKTLQIFNIEMKSKMKAHTMTDDVTFWKWISLNTVALVTDNAVYHWSMEGDSQPIKVFDRHSSLAGCQIINYRTDAKQKWLLLIGISAQQNRVVGAMQLYSVDRKVSQPIEGHAAGFAQFKMESNTEESTLFCFAVRGQAGGKLHIIEVGTPPTGNQPFPKKAVDVFFPPEAQNDFPVAMQISSKQDVVFLITKYGYIHLYDLETGTCIYMNRISGETIFVTAPHEPTAGIIGVNRKGQVLSVCVEEENIIPYITNVLQNPDLALRMAVRNNLAGAEELFARKFNTLFAAGNYSEAAKVAANAPKGILRTPDTIRRFQSVPAQPGQTSPLLQYFGILLDQGQLNKFESLELCRPVLQQGRKQLLEKWLKEDKLECSEELGDLVKSVDPTLALSVYLRANVPNKVIQCFAETGQFQKIVLYAKKVGYTPDWIFLLRNVMRISPEQGLQFSQMLVQDEEPLADITQIVDVFMEYNLIQQCTSFLLDALKNNRPTEGPLQTRLLEMNLVHAPQVADAILGNQMFTHYDRAHVAQLCEKAGLLQRALEHYTDLYDIKRAVVHTHLLNPEWLVNFFGSLSVEDSLECLRAMLSANIRQNLQICVQVASKYHEQLSTQSLTELFESFKSFEGLFYFLGSIVNFSQDPEVHFKYIQAACKTGQIKEVERICRESNCYDPERVKNFLKEAKLTDQLPLIIVCDRFDFVHDLVLYLYRNSLQKYIEIYVQKVNPSRLPVVIGGLLDVDCAEDVIKNLIMVVRGQFSTDELVAEVEKRNRLKLLLPWLEARIHEGCEEPATHNALAKIYIDSNNNPERFLRENPFYDSRVVGKYCEKRDPHLACVAYERGQCDQELIHVCNENSLFKSLSRYLVRRKDPELWASVLLETNPYRRPLIDQVVQTALSETQDPEEVSVTVKAFMTADLPNELIELLEKIVLDNSVFSEHRNLQNLLILTAIKADRTRVMEYINRLDNYDAPDIANIAISNELFEEAFAIFKKFDVNTSAVQVLIEHIGNLDRAYEFAERCNEPPVWSQLAKAQLQKGLVKEAIDSYIKADDPSAYMEVGQAAAQSGNWEDLVKFLQMARKKARESYVETELIFALAKTNRLAELEEFINGPNNAHIQQVGDRCYDDKMYDAAKLLYNNVSNFGRLASTLVHLGEFQAAVDGARKANSTRTWKEVCFACVDGKEFRLAQMCGLHIVVHADELEELINYYQDRGYFEELITMLEAALGLERAHMGMFTELAILYSKFKPKKMREHLELFWSRVNIPKVLRAAEQAHLWAELVFLYDKYEEYDNAIITMMSHPSDAWKEGQFKDIVTKVANVELYYKATQFYLEFKPLCLNDLLIVLSPRLDHTRAVNYFSKVKQLPLVKPYLRSVQNHNNKSVNEALNNLFITEEDYAALRASIDAYDNFDNISLAQGLEKHELIEFRRIAAYLFKGNNRWKQSVELCKKDKLYKDAMQYASESKDTELAEELLAWFLEEDKKECFAACLFTCYDLLRPDVVLETAWRHNLMDFSMPYFIQVMREYLSKVDQLEASESLRKQEEQATEAQPIVYGTPQLMLTSGNNVAAPPQQPYGYGYPAAPGGYSQPAQPGFSYGM, encoded by the exons ATGGCTCAAATACTGCCTATCCGCTTCCAGGAGCACCTGCAG CTGCAGAACCTTGGAATCAACCCAGCCAACATCGGGTTCAGCACTCTGACCATGGAGTCTGATAAATTCATTTGCATCAGAGAGAAGGTGGGCGAACAGGCCCAAGTGGTTATTATTGACATGGCCGACCCCAACACTCCCATCCGCAGACCCATCTCTGCAGACAGCGCGATCATGAATCCAGCCAGTAAAGTGATCGCCCTCAAAG CTGCAAAGACTCTACAGATCTTTAACATTGAGATGAAGAGCAAGATGAAGGCCCACACCATGACGGATGACGTGACGTTCTGGAAGTGGATCTCCCTCAACACGGTCGCCCTGGTCACCGACAATGCCGTCTACCATTGGAGCATGGAAGGAGACTCCCAGCCAATCAAAGTCTTTGACCGTCACTCCAGCCTGGCCGGATGTCAGATCATTAACTACCGCACCGATGCCAAACAGAAATGGCTTCTGCTGATTGGTATTTCAGCACAG CAAAACCGTGTGGTGGGGGCCATGCAGCTGTACTCGGTGGACAGGAAGGTGTCCCAGCCCATCGAAGGCCATGCCGCGGGCTTCGCCCAGTTCAAGATGGAGAGCAACACAGAGGAGTCCACTCTGTTCTGCTTCGCCGTGCGGGGACAGGCCGGAGGAAAG ctgcACATCATCGAGGTGGGCACTCCACCGACGGGCAACCAGCCGTTCCCAAAGAAAGCCGTGGACGTGTTCTTCCCACCGGAGGCCCAGAACGACTTCCCCGTCGCCATGCAG aTCAGCTCCAAGCAGGACGTGGTGTTCCTCATCACCAAGTATGGCTACATCCACCTGTATGACCTGGAGACCGGCACCTGCATCTACATGAACCGCATTAGCGGGGAGACCATCTTCGTGACCGCCCCCCACGAGCCAACCGCGGGCATCATCGGGGTCAACAGGAAAGGACAG GTGCTGTCGGTGtgcgtggaggaggagaacatcaTCCCCTACATCACTAACGTGCTGCAGAACCCTGACCTGGCACTGCGCATGGCCGTGCGCAACAACCTGGCCGGCGCCGAGGAGCTGTTCGCCCGCAAGTTCAACACCCTGTTTGCAGCAGGGAACTACTCCGAGGCGGCCAAGGTGGCAGCCAACGCACCCAAG ggcatCCTCCGTACCCCGGACACCATCCGGCGCTTCCAGAGCGTGCCCGCCCAGCCGGGCCAGACGTCCCCCCTGCTGCAGTACTTTGGCATCCTGCTGGACCAGGGCCAGCTCAACAAGTTTGAGTCCCTAGAGCTGTGCAGACCGGTGCTCCAGCAGGGACGCAAGCAGCTGCTGGAGAAGTGGCTCAAGGAGGACAAG ctggaGTGCTCAGAGGAACTGGGGGACCTAGTGAAGTCTGTGGACCCCACACTGGCCCTCAGCGTCTACCTGAGGGCCAACGTCCCAAACAAGGTCATCCAGTGTTTTGCAGAGACGGGCCAGTTCCAGAAGATTGTCCTCTACGCTAAGAAG gtggggtaCACCCCGGACTGGATCTTCCTGCTCAGGAACGTGATGCGCATCAGTCCGGAGCAGGGCCTGCAGTTCTCCCAGATGCTGGTCCAGGACGAGGAGCCACTGGCTGACATCACACAG ATCGTGGACGTGTTCATGGAGTACAACCTGATCCAGCAGTGCACCTCCTTCCTGCTGGACGCCCTGAAGAACAACCGGCCCACCGAGGGCCCGCTGCAGACGCGCCTGCTGGAGATGAACCTGGTGCACGCCCCCCAG GTTGCCGACGCTATTCTGGGCAACCAGATGTTCACCCACTACGACCGCGCCCACGTGGCCCAGCTGTGCGAGAAGGCGGGCCTCCTGCAAAGGGCGCTGGAGCACTACACCGACCTGTACGACATCAAGCGGGCCGTGGTGCACACGCACCTGCTCAACCCTGAG tGGCTGGTGAACTTCTTCGGCTCCCTGTCAGTGGAGGACTCCCTGGAGTGCCTGCGGGCCATGCTGTCGGCCAACATCCGGCAGAACCTGCAGATCTGCGTCCAGGTGGCCTCCAAGTACCACGAACAGCTCTCCACGCAGTCCCTCACCGAGCTCTTTGAGTCCTTCAAGAGCTTCGAGG GCCTCTTCTATTTCCTGGGCTCCATCGTGAACTTCAGCCAGGACCCCGAGGTCCACTTCAAGTACATCCAGGCGGCCTGCAAGACAGGCCAGATCAAGGAGGTGGAGCGCATCTGCCGCGAGAGCAACTGCTACGACCCCGAGCGCGTCAAGAACTTCCTCAAG GAGGCCAAGCTGACGGACCAGCTGCCTCTGATCATCGTGTGCGACCGCTTCGACTTCGTCCACGACCTGGTGCTGTACCTCTACCGCAACAGCCTGCAGAAGTACATCGAAATCTATGTGCAGAAG GTGAACCCTAGCCGCTTGCCCGTGGTCATTGGGGGGCTGCTGGACGTGGACTGTGCCGAGGACGTCATCAAGAACCTGATCATGGTGGTGCGGGGGCAGTTCTCCACCGACGAGCTGGTGGCCGAGGTGGAGAAGAGGAACAG actgaagctgCTGCTGCCCTGGCTGGAGGCCCGCATCCACGAGGGCTGCGAGGAGCCGGCGACGCACAACGCCCTGGCCAAGATCTACATCGACAGCAACAACAACCCGGAGCGCTTCCTGCGGGAAAACCCCTTCTACGACAGCCGTGTGGTGGGCAAGTACTGCGAGAAGAGGGACCCCCACCTGGCCTGCGTGGCCTACGAGAGGGGCCAGTGCGACCAGGAGCTCATCCAC GTCTGCAACGAGAACTCTCTGTTCAAGAGTCTGTCTCGCTACCTAGTGCGTCGCAAAGACCCCGAGCTGTGGGCCAGCGTGCTGCTGGAGACCAACCCTTACAGGAGACCCCTGATCGACCAG GTGGTGCAGACCGCCCTCTCGGAGACCCAGGACCCGGAGGAGGTGTCGGTCACGGTCAAGGCCTTCATGACGGCCGACCTACCCAACGAGCTCATCGAGCTGCTGGAGAAGATCGTCCTGGACAACTCTGTGTTCAGCGAGCACCG GAACCTGCAGAACCTGCTGATCCTGACTGCCATCAAGGCGGACCGCACACGCGTCATGGAGTACATCAACCGCCTGGACAACTACGACGCCCCCGACATCGCCAACATCGCCATCAGCAACGAGCTATTCGAGGAGGCCTTCGCCATCTTCAAGAAGTTTGACGTCAACACCTCGGCTGTGCAG GTTTTGATCGAGCACATCGGGAACCTGGACCGGGCCTACGAGTTTGCCGAGCGCTGCAACGAGCCGCCGGTGTGGAGCCAGCTGGCCAAGGCGCAGCTGCAGAAGGGGCTGGTGAAGGAGGCCATTGACTCTTACATCAAGGCGGACGACCCCTCCGCCTACATGGAGGTCGGCCAGGCGGCCGCACAGAGCG GTAACTGGGAGGACCTGGTGAAGTTCCTCCAGATGGCTCGTAAGAAGGCCCGAGAGTCCTACGTGGAGACGGAGCTGATCTTCGCCCTGGCCAAGACCAACCGCCTGGCTGAGCTGGAGGAGTTCATCAACGGCCCAAACAACGCCCACATCCAGCAG GTGGGCGACCGTTGCTACGACGACAAGATGTACGACGCGGCCAAGCTGCTGTACAACAACGTGTCCAACTTCGGCCGGCTGGCCTCCACGCTGGTGCACCTCGGGGAGTTCCAGGCTGCCGTTGACGGGGCGCGCAAGGCCAACAGCACCCGCACCTGGAAGGAG GTGTGCTTCGCCTGTGTGGATGGGAAGGAGTTCCGGCTGGCCCAGATGTGCGGTCTCCACATCGTGGTGCACGCTGACGAGCTGGAGGAGCTCATCAATTACTACCAG GACCGTGGCTACTTCGAGGAGCTGATCACCATGCTGGAGGCGGCGCTGGGCCTGGAGCGAGCCCACATGGGCATGTTCACCGAGCTGGCCATCCTCTACTCTAAGTTCAAACCCAAGAAGATGAGGGAGCACCTGGAGCTCTTCTGGTCCCGGGTCAACATCCCAAAG GTGCTGCGGGCGGCGGAGCAGGCCCACCTGTGGGCGGAGCTGGTGTTCCTGTACGACAAGTACGAGGAGTACGACAACGCCATCATCACCATGATGAGCCACCCCTCCGATGCCTGGAAGGAGGGCCAGTTCAAAGACATCGTCACCAAG GTGGCCAACGTTGAGCTGTACTACAAAGCCACTCAGTTCTACCTGGAGTTCAAGCCCCTGTGCCTCAACGACCTGCTCATTGTGCTGTCTCCCAGGCTGGACCACACGCGCGCCGTCAACTACTTCAGCAAG GTCAAGCAGCTGCCCTTGGTGAAACCGTACCTGCGGTCGGTccagaaccacaacaacaaatcTGTGAACGAGGCGCTGAACAACCTCTTCATCACAGAGGAAGACTATGCA GCCCTGCGCGCATCCATCGACGCCTACGACAACTTTGACAACATCTCGCTGGCCCAGGGGCTGGAGAAGCACGAGCTGATCGAGTTCAGGAGGATCGCGGCGTATCTCTTCAAGGGCAACAACCGCTGGAAGCAGAGCGTGGAGCTGTGCAAGAAGGACAAGCTTTACAAG gaTGCCATGCAGTACGCGTCCGAGTCAAAGGACACGGAGCTGGcggaggagctgctggcctGGTTCCTGGAGGAGGATAAGAAGGAGTGCTTCGCCGCCTGCCTCTTCACCTGCTACGACCTGTTACGGCCCGACGTGGTGCTGGAGACCGCCTGGCGCCACAACCTCATGGACTTCTCCATGCCCTACTTCATCCAAGTCATGAGGGAGTACCTCAGCAAG GTCGACCAGCTCGAGGCCTCTGAATCTCTGAGGAAACAGGAGGAGCAGGCCACCGAGGCCCAGCCCATCGTCTATG GCACCCCCCAGCTGATGCTGACCTCGGGGAACAACGTGGCCGCTCCCCCCCAGCAGCCCTACGGTTACGGCTACCCGGCGGCCCCCGGAGGCTACTCCCAGCCCGCACAGCCCGGCTTCAGCTACGGCATGtga
- the LOC130406169 gene encoding clathrin heavy chain 1-like isoform X1 gives MAQILPIRFQEHLQLQNLGINPANIGFSTLTMESDKFICIREKVGEQAQVVIIDMADPNTPIRRPISADSAIMNPASKVIALKAAKTLQIFNIEMKSKMKAHTMTDDVTFWKWISLNTVALVTDNAVYHWSMEGDSQPIKVFDRHSSLAGCQIINYRTDAKQKWLLLIGISAQQNRVVGAMQLYSVDRKVSQPIEGHAAGFAQFKMESNTEESTLFCFAVRGQAGGKLHIIEVGTPPTGNQPFPKKAVDVFFPPEAQNDFPVAMQISSKQDVVFLITKYGYIHLYDLETGTCIYMNRISGETIFVTAPHEPTAGIIGVNRKGQVLSVCVEEENIIPYITNVLQNPDLALRMAVRNNLAGAEELFARKFNTLFAAGNYSEAAKVAANAPKGILRTPDTIRRFQSVPAQPGQTSPLLQYFGILLDQGQLNKFESLELCRPVLQQGRKQLLEKWLKEDKLECSEELGDLVKSVDPTLALSVYLRANVPNKVIQCFAETGQFQKIVLYAKKVGYTPDWIFLLRNVMRISPEQGLQFSQMLVQDEEPLADITQIVDVFMEYNLIQQCTSFLLDALKNNRPTEGPLQTRLLEMNLVHAPQVADAILGNQMFTHYDRAHVAQLCEKAGLLQRALEHYTDLYDIKRAVVHTHLLNPEWLVNFFGSLSVEDSLECLRAMLSANIRQNLQICVQVASKYHEQLSTQSLTELFESFKSFEGLFYFLGSIVNFSQDPEVHFKYIQAACKTGQIKEVERICRESNCYDPERVKNFLKEAKLTDQLPLIIVCDRFDFVHDLVLYLYRNSLQKYIEIYVQKVNPSRLPVVIGGLLDVDCAEDVIKNLIMVVRGQFSTDELVAEVEKRNRLKLLLPWLEARIHEGCEEPATHNALAKIYIDSNNNPERFLRENPFYDSRVVGKYCEKRDPHLACVAYERGQCDQELIHVCNENSLFKSLSRYLVRRKDPELWASVLLETNPYRRPLIDQVVQTALSETQDPEEVSVTVKAFMTADLPNELIELLEKIVLDNSVFSEHRNLQNLLILTAIKADRTRVMEYINRLDNYDAPDIANIAISNELFEEAFAIFKKFDVNTSAVQVLIEHIGNLDRAYEFAERCNEPPVWSQLAKAQLQKGLVKEAIDSYIKADDPSAYMEVGQAAAQSGNWEDLVKFLQMARKKARESYVETELIFALAKTNRLAELEEFINGPNNAHIQQVGDRCYDDKMYDAAKLLYNNVSNFGRLASTLVHLGEFQAAVDGARKANSTRTWKEVCFACVDGKEFRLAQMCGLHIVVHADELEELINYYQDRGYFEELITMLEAALGLERAHMGMFTELAILYSKFKPKKMREHLELFWSRVNIPKVLRAAEQAHLWAELVFLYDKYEEYDNAIITMMSHPSDAWKEGQFKDIVTKVANVELYYKATQFYLEFKPLCLNDLLIVLSPRLDHTRAVNYFSKVKQLPLVKPYLRSVQNHNNKSVNEALNNLFITEEDYAALRASIDAYDNFDNISLAQGLEKHELIEFRRIAAYLFKGNNRWKQSVELCKKDKLYKDAMQYASESKDTELAEELLAWFLEEDKKECFAACLFTCYDLLRPDVVLETAWRHNLMDFSMPYFIQVMREYLSKVDAIKEKVDQLEASESLRKQEEQATEAQPIVYGTPQLMLTSGNNVAAPPQQPYGYGYPAAPGGYSQPAQPGFSYGM, from the exons ATGGCTCAAATACTGCCTATCCGCTTCCAGGAGCACCTGCAG CTGCAGAACCTTGGAATCAACCCAGCCAACATCGGGTTCAGCACTCTGACCATGGAGTCTGATAAATTCATTTGCATCAGAGAGAAGGTGGGCGAACAGGCCCAAGTGGTTATTATTGACATGGCCGACCCCAACACTCCCATCCGCAGACCCATCTCTGCAGACAGCGCGATCATGAATCCAGCCAGTAAAGTGATCGCCCTCAAAG CTGCAAAGACTCTACAGATCTTTAACATTGAGATGAAGAGCAAGATGAAGGCCCACACCATGACGGATGACGTGACGTTCTGGAAGTGGATCTCCCTCAACACGGTCGCCCTGGTCACCGACAATGCCGTCTACCATTGGAGCATGGAAGGAGACTCCCAGCCAATCAAAGTCTTTGACCGTCACTCCAGCCTGGCCGGATGTCAGATCATTAACTACCGCACCGATGCCAAACAGAAATGGCTTCTGCTGATTGGTATTTCAGCACAG CAAAACCGTGTGGTGGGGGCCATGCAGCTGTACTCGGTGGACAGGAAGGTGTCCCAGCCCATCGAAGGCCATGCCGCGGGCTTCGCCCAGTTCAAGATGGAGAGCAACACAGAGGAGTCCACTCTGTTCTGCTTCGCCGTGCGGGGACAGGCCGGAGGAAAG ctgcACATCATCGAGGTGGGCACTCCACCGACGGGCAACCAGCCGTTCCCAAAGAAAGCCGTGGACGTGTTCTTCCCACCGGAGGCCCAGAACGACTTCCCCGTCGCCATGCAG aTCAGCTCCAAGCAGGACGTGGTGTTCCTCATCACCAAGTATGGCTACATCCACCTGTATGACCTGGAGACCGGCACCTGCATCTACATGAACCGCATTAGCGGGGAGACCATCTTCGTGACCGCCCCCCACGAGCCAACCGCGGGCATCATCGGGGTCAACAGGAAAGGACAG GTGCTGTCGGTGtgcgtggaggaggagaacatcaTCCCCTACATCACTAACGTGCTGCAGAACCCTGACCTGGCACTGCGCATGGCCGTGCGCAACAACCTGGCCGGCGCCGAGGAGCTGTTCGCCCGCAAGTTCAACACCCTGTTTGCAGCAGGGAACTACTCCGAGGCGGCCAAGGTGGCAGCCAACGCACCCAAG ggcatCCTCCGTACCCCGGACACCATCCGGCGCTTCCAGAGCGTGCCCGCCCAGCCGGGCCAGACGTCCCCCCTGCTGCAGTACTTTGGCATCCTGCTGGACCAGGGCCAGCTCAACAAGTTTGAGTCCCTAGAGCTGTGCAGACCGGTGCTCCAGCAGGGACGCAAGCAGCTGCTGGAGAAGTGGCTCAAGGAGGACAAG ctggaGTGCTCAGAGGAACTGGGGGACCTAGTGAAGTCTGTGGACCCCACACTGGCCCTCAGCGTCTACCTGAGGGCCAACGTCCCAAACAAGGTCATCCAGTGTTTTGCAGAGACGGGCCAGTTCCAGAAGATTGTCCTCTACGCTAAGAAG gtggggtaCACCCCGGACTGGATCTTCCTGCTCAGGAACGTGATGCGCATCAGTCCGGAGCAGGGCCTGCAGTTCTCCCAGATGCTGGTCCAGGACGAGGAGCCACTGGCTGACATCACACAG ATCGTGGACGTGTTCATGGAGTACAACCTGATCCAGCAGTGCACCTCCTTCCTGCTGGACGCCCTGAAGAACAACCGGCCCACCGAGGGCCCGCTGCAGACGCGCCTGCTGGAGATGAACCTGGTGCACGCCCCCCAG GTTGCCGACGCTATTCTGGGCAACCAGATGTTCACCCACTACGACCGCGCCCACGTGGCCCAGCTGTGCGAGAAGGCGGGCCTCCTGCAAAGGGCGCTGGAGCACTACACCGACCTGTACGACATCAAGCGGGCCGTGGTGCACACGCACCTGCTCAACCCTGAG tGGCTGGTGAACTTCTTCGGCTCCCTGTCAGTGGAGGACTCCCTGGAGTGCCTGCGGGCCATGCTGTCGGCCAACATCCGGCAGAACCTGCAGATCTGCGTCCAGGTGGCCTCCAAGTACCACGAACAGCTCTCCACGCAGTCCCTCACCGAGCTCTTTGAGTCCTTCAAGAGCTTCGAGG GCCTCTTCTATTTCCTGGGCTCCATCGTGAACTTCAGCCAGGACCCCGAGGTCCACTTCAAGTACATCCAGGCGGCCTGCAAGACAGGCCAGATCAAGGAGGTGGAGCGCATCTGCCGCGAGAGCAACTGCTACGACCCCGAGCGCGTCAAGAACTTCCTCAAG GAGGCCAAGCTGACGGACCAGCTGCCTCTGATCATCGTGTGCGACCGCTTCGACTTCGTCCACGACCTGGTGCTGTACCTCTACCGCAACAGCCTGCAGAAGTACATCGAAATCTATGTGCAGAAG GTGAACCCTAGCCGCTTGCCCGTGGTCATTGGGGGGCTGCTGGACGTGGACTGTGCCGAGGACGTCATCAAGAACCTGATCATGGTGGTGCGGGGGCAGTTCTCCACCGACGAGCTGGTGGCCGAGGTGGAGAAGAGGAACAG actgaagctgCTGCTGCCCTGGCTGGAGGCCCGCATCCACGAGGGCTGCGAGGAGCCGGCGACGCACAACGCCCTGGCCAAGATCTACATCGACAGCAACAACAACCCGGAGCGCTTCCTGCGGGAAAACCCCTTCTACGACAGCCGTGTGGTGGGCAAGTACTGCGAGAAGAGGGACCCCCACCTGGCCTGCGTGGCCTACGAGAGGGGCCAGTGCGACCAGGAGCTCATCCAC GTCTGCAACGAGAACTCTCTGTTCAAGAGTCTGTCTCGCTACCTAGTGCGTCGCAAAGACCCCGAGCTGTGGGCCAGCGTGCTGCTGGAGACCAACCCTTACAGGAGACCCCTGATCGACCAG GTGGTGCAGACCGCCCTCTCGGAGACCCAGGACCCGGAGGAGGTGTCGGTCACGGTCAAGGCCTTCATGACGGCCGACCTACCCAACGAGCTCATCGAGCTGCTGGAGAAGATCGTCCTGGACAACTCTGTGTTCAGCGAGCACCG GAACCTGCAGAACCTGCTGATCCTGACTGCCATCAAGGCGGACCGCACACGCGTCATGGAGTACATCAACCGCCTGGACAACTACGACGCCCCCGACATCGCCAACATCGCCATCAGCAACGAGCTATTCGAGGAGGCCTTCGCCATCTTCAAGAAGTTTGACGTCAACACCTCGGCTGTGCAG GTTTTGATCGAGCACATCGGGAACCTGGACCGGGCCTACGAGTTTGCCGAGCGCTGCAACGAGCCGCCGGTGTGGAGCCAGCTGGCCAAGGCGCAGCTGCAGAAGGGGCTGGTGAAGGAGGCCATTGACTCTTACATCAAGGCGGACGACCCCTCCGCCTACATGGAGGTCGGCCAGGCGGCCGCACAGAGCG GTAACTGGGAGGACCTGGTGAAGTTCCTCCAGATGGCTCGTAAGAAGGCCCGAGAGTCCTACGTGGAGACGGAGCTGATCTTCGCCCTGGCCAAGACCAACCGCCTGGCTGAGCTGGAGGAGTTCATCAACGGCCCAAACAACGCCCACATCCAGCAG GTGGGCGACCGTTGCTACGACGACAAGATGTACGACGCGGCCAAGCTGCTGTACAACAACGTGTCCAACTTCGGCCGGCTGGCCTCCACGCTGGTGCACCTCGGGGAGTTCCAGGCTGCCGTTGACGGGGCGCGCAAGGCCAACAGCACCCGCACCTGGAAGGAG GTGTGCTTCGCCTGTGTGGATGGGAAGGAGTTCCGGCTGGCCCAGATGTGCGGTCTCCACATCGTGGTGCACGCTGACGAGCTGGAGGAGCTCATCAATTACTACCAG GACCGTGGCTACTTCGAGGAGCTGATCACCATGCTGGAGGCGGCGCTGGGCCTGGAGCGAGCCCACATGGGCATGTTCACCGAGCTGGCCATCCTCTACTCTAAGTTCAAACCCAAGAAGATGAGGGAGCACCTGGAGCTCTTCTGGTCCCGGGTCAACATCCCAAAG GTGCTGCGGGCGGCGGAGCAGGCCCACCTGTGGGCGGAGCTGGTGTTCCTGTACGACAAGTACGAGGAGTACGACAACGCCATCATCACCATGATGAGCCACCCCTCCGATGCCTGGAAGGAGGGCCAGTTCAAAGACATCGTCACCAAG GTGGCCAACGTTGAGCTGTACTACAAAGCCACTCAGTTCTACCTGGAGTTCAAGCCCCTGTGCCTCAACGACCTGCTCATTGTGCTGTCTCCCAGGCTGGACCACACGCGCGCCGTCAACTACTTCAGCAAG GTCAAGCAGCTGCCCTTGGTGAAACCGTACCTGCGGTCGGTccagaaccacaacaacaaatcTGTGAACGAGGCGCTGAACAACCTCTTCATCACAGAGGAAGACTATGCA GCCCTGCGCGCATCCATCGACGCCTACGACAACTTTGACAACATCTCGCTGGCCCAGGGGCTGGAGAAGCACGAGCTGATCGAGTTCAGGAGGATCGCGGCGTATCTCTTCAAGGGCAACAACCGCTGGAAGCAGAGCGTGGAGCTGTGCAAGAAGGACAAGCTTTACAAG gaTGCCATGCAGTACGCGTCCGAGTCAAAGGACACGGAGCTGGcggaggagctgctggcctGGTTCCTGGAGGAGGATAAGAAGGAGTGCTTCGCCGCCTGCCTCTTCACCTGCTACGACCTGTTACGGCCCGACGTGGTGCTGGAGACCGCCTGGCGCCACAACCTCATGGACTTCTCCATGCCCTACTTCATCCAAGTCATGAGGGAGTACCTCAGCAAG GTTGATGCGATAAAGGAAAAG GTCGACCAGCTCGAGGCCTCTGAATCTCTGAGGAAACAGGAGGAGCAGGCCACCGAGGCCCAGCCCATCGTCTATG GCACCCCCCAGCTGATGCTGACCTCGGGGAACAACGTGGCCGCTCCCCCCCAGCAGCCCTACGGTTACGGCTACCCGGCGGCCCCCGGAGGCTACTCCCAGCCCGCACAGCCCGGCTTCAGCTACGGCATGtga